In one window of Phyllopteryx taeniolatus isolate TA_2022b chromosome 23, UOR_Ptae_1.2, whole genome shotgun sequence DNA:
- the si:dkeyp-74b6.2 gene encoding cerebellin-1, which yields MMLLQPPWPRLAIFAGLLLVTRWAPPGVRCQNDTEPIVLEGKCLVVCDSTPSAEPSGNSLGMSVRSGTGRVAFSAIRNTNHEPSEMSNHTMTIYFDQILVNVGSHFDPARSFFVAPRKGVYSFNFHVVKVYNRQTIQVSLVLNGWPVISAFAGDQDVTREAATNAGLVMMERGDKAYLKLERGNLMGGWKYSTFSGFLVFPL from the exons ATGATGCTCCTTCAGCCTCCTTGGCCCCGCCTCGCCATCTTTGCCGGACTGCTGCTGGTCACCCGTTGGGCACCCCCGGGGGTCCGCTGCCAGAATGACACGGAGCCGATCGTGCTGGAGGGCAAATGTCTGGTGGTGTGCGACTCCACCCCCTCCGCCGAGCCGTCGGGAAACTCGCTGGGAATGTCGGTGAGGTCGGGAACGGGCAGGGTGGCGTTCTCGGCCATCCGCAACACCAACCACGAGCCCTCAGAGATGAGCAACCACACCATGACCATCTACTTTGACCAG ATCTTGGTGAATGTCGGTAGCCATTTTGATCCCGCCAGGAGCTTCTTTGTGGCGCCGAGAAAGGGAGTCTACAGTTTCAACTTCCACGTGGTCAAAGTCTACAACAGGCAGACAATACAG GTGAGTCTGGTTCTCAACGGCTGGCCGGTGATCTCGGCCTTCGCGGGCGACCAGGATGTGACCAGGGAAGCTGCCACCAACGCTGGCCTGGTGATGATGGAAAGGGGGGACAAGGCGTACCTCAAACTGGAGCGGGGCAACCTGATGGGAGGGTGGAAGTATTCCACTTTCTCCGGATTTCTGGTCTTCCCCTTATAA
- the khnyn gene encoding NEDD4-binding protein 1 yields MDGQGRVADEFVCPEALRGPLSSQQDTVERIFGVSFTIGAGNTPYGAGGQMWLQLRGSDRDVKAAKMFVRGLVTQEEHQEVSYPAVLNCVFCGARGFFMDCMIKSTSAHIAVVSPGVLLISGLAEPVVCAYSRVADLLERYKWGQASSSDTDERGSGELCYSRRAFKALVEKREDRHILDLLVLPRSVKEALLDLVKDAELVSNLTPGQAEEGSHESSRSGTTLGGPGEDQSEAPREAAEEKRPERVATPAEVGGRHADGAGCAQPKGDDDFVLGVLKQAAVSCGYTEHKVAQACSMLLDGSTHLLLMELQKEIEDSVKKGQKPAVAKENERRVPFGPVGRQDTRDSEEPNQTEPGANPDLVCTNEALPPPRPDPVKGPPGPTYAHIPCPKPKRCPNAALQAQRSLTGSGESGGAPGVPSVVVTGKQRFLEGLQTPFKLQLTDRPGNPKLRTVIIDGSNVAMSHGRSHFFSCRGIALAVQHFWERGHRQISALLPQWRQKSDSRIRATEQHFLGELQKLGLLSFTPSREVLGTRISSYDDRLMLQLAQKTEGVIVTNDNLRDLLDESVEWRDIIKKRLLQYTFVGDHFMVPDDPLGRGGPHLDHFLSLEHRTPDPGNHSFAGVATNSSPVNPPSSQIQVHNFPGTLNGADEGSQSHGQEMGRVAGHQHAKSGYRGPADRTMEATASLRERLCQVFPGQDNTVMLVLQSNPTENDLNVLSALLLE; encoded by the exons ATGGACGGACAAGGCCGAGTGGCGGATGAGTTTGTGTGCCCCGAGGCGCTGCGAGGGCCTTTGAGCTCCCAGCAGGACACCGTGGAGAGGATATTCGGCGTGTCGTTCACCATCGGCGCCGGCAACACGCCGTACGGCGCCGGCGGGCAGATGTGGCTGCAACTGCGAGGGTCGGACCGCGACGTGAAAGCGGCAAAG ATGTTCGTGCGAGGTCTTGTGACCCAGGAGGAGCACCAGGAGGTGTCTTATCCCGCCGTCCTCAACTGCGTCTTCTGCGGTGCCAGAGGCTTCTTCATGGACTGCATGATCAAGAGCACTTCAGCGCACATTGCG GTGGTCTCTCCGGGCGTCCTGCTCATATCTGGTCTTGCCGAGCCTGTGGTGTGTGCCTATTCCCGCGTCGCAGACCTTTTGGAGCGATATAAGTGGGGGCAGGCTAGCTCCTCGGACACTGACGAACGAGGTTCGGGTGAGCTGTGTTATTCTCGCCGGGCCTTCAAAGCTCTGGTGGAGAAACGGGAGGACCGCCACATTCTGGACCTCCTCGTGTTGCCGAGATCTGTGAAGGAAGCGCTGCTGGACTTGGTGAAGGACGCAGAGCTTGTGTCTAACCTGACGCCAGGTCAAGCGGAAGAAGGATCGCATGAGAGTAGCCGCTCCGGGACGACTTTGGGTGGCCCAGGGGAAGACCAAAGTGAGGCTCCGCGGGAGGCGGCAGAAGAGAAGCGGCCGGAGCGGGTGGCGACGCCAGCTGAGGTGGGCGGACGTCACGCCGACGGTGCGGGCTGCGCGCAACCCAAGGGGGACGACGACTTTGTGCTGGGAGTGTTGAAGCAAGCTGCCGTGAGCTGCGGCTACACGGAGCACAAGGTGGCGCAGGCTTGCAGCATGTTGCTGGACGGATCCACCCACCTGCTGCTCATGGAGCTGCAGAAGGAGATAGAAGACTCAGTGAAGAAGGGTCAGAAACCTGCAGTGGCGAAGGAGAATGAGAGAAGAGTCCCTTTTGGGCCAGTCGGGAGGCAAGACACGAGGGATTCAGAAGAACCGAATCAAACAGAACCTGGTGCAAATCCAGATTTGGTGTGTACGAATGAAGCCCTACCGCCTCCACGTCCCGATCCTGTTAAAGGGCCACCGGGGCCAACGTACGCTCACATCCCGTGCCCGAAACCCAAGCGCTGCCCAAACGCAGCGCTCCAAGCTCAGCGCTCTCTCACCGGATCCGGGGAAAGCGGCGGTGCGCCCGGCGTTCCCTCGGTGGTGGTGACGGGCAAGCAGCGCTTCCTGGAGGGTCTGCAGACACCCTTTAAACTCCAGCTAACGGACCGACCGGGGAACCCCAAGCTGAGGACTGTCATCATAGACGGCAGCAACGTGGCCATGAG TCACGGGCGGAGCCACTTCTTCTCGTGTCGAGGCATCGCTTTGGCCGTTCAGCACTTTTGGGAGCGAGGTCATCGGCAGATCAGCGCCCTGTTGCCCCAGTGGCGGCAGAAGAGCGACTCCCGCATCAGAG CCACAGAGCAGCACTTTCTCGGCGAGCTGCAGAAGCTGGGCCTGCTCTCCTTCACGCCCTCCAGGGAGGTCCTGGGCACCAGGATCAGCTCGTACGACGACAG ACTCATGCTGCAACTGGCGCAAAAGACAGAAGGCGTGATCGTGACTAACGACAATCTGAGGGACCTTTTGGATGAGTCGGTCGAGTGGAGGGACAtcatcaaaaagag ACTGCTTCAGTACACATTTGTTGGCGATCATTTCATGGTTCCGGATGACCCGCTTGGAAGAGGGGGACCTCATTTGGACCACTTCCTCAGTTTGGAGCACAG GACACCCGACCCGGGGAACCACTCGTTTGCCGGTGTAGCCACGAACTCCTCTCCCGTTAATCCTCCGAGCTCACAAATACAAGTCCACAACTTCCCTGGCACTCTGAATGGAGCAGATGAAGGGAGCCAGAGCCACGGGCAAGAGATGGGACGGGTAGCGGGACACCAGCACGCAAAGTCAGGCTACCGAGGTCCTGCCGACCGGACGATGGAGGCCACGGCGAGCCTGAGAGAGCGTCTTTGTCAGGTGTTTCCCGGCCAGGACAACACGGTGATGCTGGTTCTGCAGAGCAACCCGACAGAGAACGACCTCAATGTGCTTTCGGCCCTTCTTCTGGAGTAG